In Corynebacterium afermentans subsp. afermentans, a genomic segment contains:
- a CDS encoding ABC transporter permease, translating into MRDDRLKTRTGFARLIRRPEFASLLGFIAIFVFFLSVASAFRSFEALATTLYASSTLGIVALAVGMLMIGGEFDLSSGVAVTTAALAATMLNYNLHLNSWVGAFLALGISLAIGALNGFLVTRTGIDSFLITLAAFLMLQGLNLAVTKLVTGQVATPTIADMEGFPSAHAVFAGEFHIGNVRISVTVLWWILFVAVASFVLFRTKLGGWITAVGGNADAARAVGVPVRRVKILLFMGVGFAAWFVGMHTLFAFDSIQAGQGVGNEFLYIIAAVIGGCAMTGGRGTAVGTAIGALIFGMTNQGIVYAGWNPDWFKFFLGVTLLVAVLANTSFAKYTKGR; encoded by the coding sequence ATGAGGGACGACCGCCTGAAAACCCGCACCGGGTTCGCACGCCTGATCCGCCGCCCGGAGTTTGCCAGCCTCCTCGGCTTCATCGCCATCTTCGTATTCTTTCTCTCTGTGGCGTCGGCGTTCCGCTCGTTTGAAGCGCTGGCTACCACGTTGTACGCCAGCTCCACCTTGGGCATTGTGGCGCTTGCGGTGGGCATGCTCATGATCGGCGGGGAGTTCGACCTCTCCTCCGGTGTCGCCGTGACCACCGCCGCGCTCGCCGCGACGATGCTGAACTACAACCTGCACTTAAACTCGTGGGTGGGCGCATTCCTCGCGCTGGGGATCTCGCTGGCCATCGGCGCGCTCAACGGCTTTTTGGTCACGCGCACCGGCATCGATTCCTTCCTGATCACCCTGGCGGCCTTCCTCATGCTCCAAGGCCTCAACCTGGCGGTGACGAAGCTGGTCACCGGCCAGGTGGCCACCCCCACCATCGCGGACATGGAGGGCTTCCCGTCCGCCCACGCCGTGTTCGCCGGCGAGTTCCACATCGGCAACGTGCGCATCTCCGTGACGGTGCTGTGGTGGATCCTTTTCGTCGCCGTGGCATCGTTCGTGCTGTTTCGCACCAAGCTCGGTGGCTGGATCACCGCGGTCGGCGGCAACGCCGACGCCGCCCGCGCTGTCGGCGTGCCGGTGCGCCGCGTGAAGATTCTGCTGTTCATGGGCGTCGGCTTCGCCGCGTGGTTCGTCGGCATGCACACCCTGTTCGCCTTCGACTCCATCCAGGCGGGCCAGGGCGTGGGCAACGAGTTCCTCTACATCATCGCCGCGGTCATCGGCGGCTGCGCCATGACGGGCGGGCGCGGCACCGCCGTCGGCACCGCGATTGGCGCGCTGATCTTCGGCATGACCAACCAGGGCATCGTCTACGCCGGCTGGAACCCGGACTGGTTCAAGTTTTTCCTCGGCGTGACACTGCTGGTGGCGGTGCTCGCAAACACCTCCTTCGCCAAATACACCAAGGGGCGCTAA
- a CDS encoding substrate-binding domain-containing protein, protein MNKARKTVAAVLLAVVAVLGGCSQTGGAPRNENSGGTAGGVDTPRYVVAMVTHGAPGDTYWDLVRKGAEDAAKKDNIELRYSSDPQAPNQANLVRSAVDASVDGIAVTMPNAEAIGPAARDAVDHGIPVVGLNAGMTAYQDYGMTGFFGQDETVAGRAAGERLKEEGKKKVLCVIHEQGNSSQEARCDGVRDGLGGGANAVELLYVNGQDLTAVQSTITSKLSQDRSFDTVFALQAPVAMRAVESVNQSGAQAQVSTFDTNAELVGAIADGRVAWAVDQQPYLQGYLAVDSLWIAKRNGGTLGGGRPVYTGPSFVDQSNVDKVEDAAKAGMR, encoded by the coding sequence ATGAACAAGGCGCGGAAAACGGTGGCCGCCGTGTTGCTTGCGGTGGTGGCGGTGTTGGGCGGGTGCTCGCAAACAGGCGGAGCCCCCCGCAACGAAAACAGCGGCGGCACGGCGGGCGGCGTGGACACCCCGCGATACGTGGTGGCGATGGTCACCCACGGCGCGCCCGGCGACACCTACTGGGACCTCGTGCGCAAGGGCGCCGAGGACGCCGCGAAGAAAGACAACATCGAGCTGCGCTACTCCTCCGACCCGCAGGCGCCCAACCAGGCGAACCTCGTGCGCTCCGCGGTGGACGCGAGCGTGGACGGCATCGCCGTGACCATGCCGAATGCGGAGGCGATCGGCCCGGCGGCGCGCGACGCCGTGGACCACGGCATCCCCGTAGTTGGACTGAACGCCGGCATGACCGCGTACCAGGACTACGGGATGACCGGCTTCTTCGGCCAGGACGAGACCGTGGCCGGCCGCGCCGCCGGCGAGCGTCTCAAGGAGGAAGGCAAGAAGAAGGTGCTGTGCGTGATCCATGAGCAGGGCAACTCCTCGCAGGAGGCGCGCTGCGACGGCGTGCGCGACGGCCTCGGCGGCGGCGCAAACGCGGTGGAGCTGCTGTACGTCAACGGCCAAGACCTCACCGCCGTGCAGTCCACCATCACCTCGAAGCTTTCCCAGGACCGCTCCTTCGACACCGTGTTTGCGCTGCAGGCGCCGGTGGCGATGCGCGCCGTGGAATCCGTGAACCAGTCCGGCGCGCAGGCGCAGGTGTCCACCTTCGACACCAACGCGGAGCTCGTTGGCGCCATCGCGGACGGCCGCGTGGCGTGGGCCGTGGACCAGCAGCCGTACCTGCAGGGCTACCTGGCGGTGGACTCGCTGTGGATTGCAAAACGTAACGGCGGCACCCTCGGCGGCGGCCGCCCCGTTTACACGGGCCCGAGCTTCGTGGACCAAAGCAACGTGGACAAGGTCGAAGACGCCGCGAAGGCGGGCATGCGATGA
- a CDS encoding AEC family transporter has protein sequence MLDVLTGFAIIFTVIAAGWWLAHKRVIGPGEQRLQLNRIAFHVATPSLIFSSVAVADTDAFFSPVILVIAVATVVTMLIYWAISALFFRQDAAETMAGAASSSYYNSVNIGLPIATYVLGDATFVVPALVLQMAVLSPIVIAGLDRSSSGVAKSVLSGLTAPVVVAAFAGFAVSAASWTVPEPVLAPLEILGGASIPLILMSFGASLTGEKVLTSHRGPTLTATALKLVGMPAVAWVVATLLGLDGQEMYAALILCALPTAQNVYNYAATYRSGEVICRDTVFLTTFLALPAMLLIAGVF, from the coding sequence ATGCTTGACGTCCTCACCGGTTTCGCCATCATCTTCACCGTCATCGCGGCGGGGTGGTGGCTGGCCCACAAGCGCGTCATCGGGCCCGGCGAGCAGCGCCTGCAGCTCAACCGCATCGCGTTCCACGTAGCCACCCCGTCGCTGATCTTCTCCTCGGTGGCGGTTGCGGACACGGACGCGTTTTTCTCCCCAGTCATCCTGGTCATCGCCGTCGCCACGGTGGTGACCATGCTCATCTACTGGGCGATCAGCGCGCTCTTCTTCCGCCAAGACGCGGCCGAAACGATGGCGGGCGCGGCGTCGTCGAGCTACTACAACTCCGTCAACATCGGCCTGCCCATTGCAACTTATGTGCTTGGCGACGCCACCTTCGTCGTGCCCGCCCTCGTCCTGCAAATGGCGGTGCTCTCCCCCATCGTCATCGCCGGGTTGGACCGCAGCTCCTCCGGCGTTGCCAAGTCCGTGCTGTCCGGACTGACAGCTCCCGTGGTGGTCGCGGCGTTCGCGGGCTTCGCCGTCTCCGCGGCATCCTGGACCGTGCCGGAGCCGGTGCTGGCGCCGCTGGAGATCCTGGGTGGGGCGTCCATCCCGCTGATCCTGATGAGCTTCGGCGCCTCACTCACCGGCGAGAAGGTGCTGACAAGCCACCGCGGCCCCACCCTCACCGCCACCGCGTTGAAGCTGGTGGGCATGCCGGCGGTGGCGTGGGTCGTCGCCACGCTGCTGGGCCTGGACGGCCAAGAAATGTACGCCGCGCTGATCCTGTGCGCGCTGCCCACGGCGCAAAACGTGTACAACTACGCCGCGACGTACCGCTCTGGTGAGGTGATCTGCCGCGACACCGTCTTCCTCACCACGTTCCTGGCGCTGCCCGCGATGCTGCTCATCGCCGGGGTGTTCTAG
- a CDS encoding 1,4-dihydroxy-2-naphthoate polyprenyltransferase produces the protein MEGMTDTGTNTATPRDWWEAARPHTWPNAFAPVIAGTGVAALTLQAHPGRAVLALLVAWALIIGVNYANDYSDGIRGTDDDRTGPTRLTGSGLAAPEQVKLAAFIAFGAAAVFGVILSAVAGAMWLVLVGALCIAAAWFYTGGDSPYGYSGFGELSVFVFFGLVAVMGTEYTQSGMVSWEGFLCALAIGAISASVNLANNIRDIPTDAAAGKRTLAVRLGDDNARTLFTVLTLFPFFVSVVLSMTTVSALAALVALPLAVASVLKVRGGASGEELIPVLGLNGKTMLAWAVVTAVAFAWFGWSFWGQFAGMGEAVPYAPLSSM, from the coding sequence ATGGAGGGCATGACTGACACTGGGACTAACACCGCCACCCCCCGCGACTGGTGGGAAGCCGCCCGCCCCCACACCTGGCCCAACGCATTCGCCCCCGTCATCGCCGGCACCGGCGTGGCGGCCCTGACCTTGCAGGCCCACCCCGGCCGCGCCGTGCTCGCACTTTTAGTGGCGTGGGCGCTGATCATCGGCGTGAACTACGCCAACGACTACTCCGACGGCATCCGCGGCACCGACGACGACCGCACCGGCCCGACGCGACTGACCGGCTCCGGGCTGGCCGCGCCGGAGCAGGTGAAGCTTGCGGCGTTTATCGCGTTCGGCGCCGCCGCGGTGTTCGGCGTGATCCTGTCCGCGGTAGCCGGCGCGATGTGGCTCGTACTGGTGGGCGCGCTGTGCATCGCCGCGGCGTGGTTCTACACCGGCGGGGACAGCCCCTACGGCTACTCCGGCTTCGGCGAGCTTTCAGTGTTTGTGTTCTTTGGGCTGGTCGCCGTGATGGGCACCGAATACACCCAGTCCGGAATGGTGTCCTGGGAAGGCTTCCTGTGTGCGCTGGCCATCGGCGCGATCTCCGCGTCGGTGAACTTGGCCAACAACATCCGCGACATCCCCACCGATGCGGCCGCAGGCAAGCGCACACTTGCGGTAAGGCTTGGCGACGACAACGCGCGCACTCTCTTCACCGTCCTGACTCTGTTCCCGTTCTTCGTTTCAGTGGTGTTGTCGATGACCACCGTGTCTGCGCTGGCGGCTCTTGTGGCGCTGCCGCTGGCGGTCGCGAGCGTGTTGAAGGTGCGCGGCGGGGCATCGGGTGAAGAGCTCATCCCGGTGCTGGGGCTGAACGGCAAGACCATGCTGGCCTGGGCCGTGGTCACCGCGGTGGCGTTCGCGTGGTTCGGCTGGTCGTTCTGGGGCCAGTTCGCCGGTATGGGCGAGGCCGTGCCGTACGCGCCGTTGTCCTCGATGTAG